A window of the Helianthus annuus cultivar XRQ/B chromosome 4, HanXRQr2.0-SUNRISE, whole genome shotgun sequence genome harbors these coding sequences:
- the LOC118491186 gene encoding uncharacterized protein LOC118491186: protein MSGELRKEMFTAEDMYQVDPDDMEEMDLKWQMAMITLRLKKFQDKTGKRLGLGKAGFDKSKLRCYNCKNLGHFKRDCPMLKEGNSEATPAAKQITAEENKSNASPSTPKALVVEDYDWSEEITEAKEQVNKALMAKISSESSAKHFEKQTTGIPTGNNDADQGLKGILPSVESGDKAEKDAEKGKDKVQATAMKADASKEKADKDLIPLSVKKMCAMMMETAEGQK from the exons ATGTCTGGGGAATTGAGGAAGGAGATGTTTACTGCcgaagacatgtatcaggttgatccagatgatatggaagaaatggatctgaaatggcaaatggccatgatcactCTGAGATTGAAGAAGTTTCAAGACAAGACAGGAAAGCGATTAGGTCTTGGAAAAGCtggttttgacaagtctaagCTGAGGTGCTACAACTGTAAGAATCTTGGACACTTCAAGCGTGACTGTCCGATGTTGAAAGAGGGAAACAGTGAAGCTACTCCAGCTGCTAAACAGATCACTGCCGAAGAGAACAAAAGCAACGCTTCCCCCAGCACGCCGAAGGCTTTGGTTGTTGAAGACTATGACTGGAGCGAAGAGATCACTGAAGCTAAGGAACAAGTCAACAAAGCACTGATGGCCAAAATCTCTAGTGAATCATCTGCAAAGCACTTTGAGAAGCAGACAACGGGAATCCCAACTGGAAACAATGATGCTGACCAGGGATTGAAAGGTATTCTGCCTTCAGTGGAGTCTGGTGATAAAGCTGAAAAAGATGCTGAGAAAGGAAAGGATAAAGTTCAAGCTACAGCCATGAAAGCAGATGCATCAAAAGAGAAGGCTgacaaagacttg ATTCCATTgagtgtaaagaagatgtgtgcgatgatGATGGAGACTGCGGAGGGTCAAAAATAG